In Verrucomicrobiota bacterium, the genomic stretch CTGAGATTCGGACCCGATTCCCCACCCTGCCGATTCTGGTTGGCGGGCAGGCGTTTCGATGGGGCGGACGGGAGCGCGCCGAGCAACTCGACGGCGTGCAATACCTGGCATCGCTGACGGACCTCGAGATGTGGATGAAAAACCATACGCCCCATGCCAAATGATCCTGTCATGGCCGGGGCGGCGCTCGCCTACGTGATGGAAACCGCCCCGGTGCTGGCGCTCCAATTGGACGCCCACGAGCGGGTCGTTGCCGCCAACGCCCATGCGCGGCGGGTGTTGGGACCGGAATTGGTGGGGCGCACCATGGCGGAATTGGCGGTGGGTTTCACCGCAGCGGCGGCGGACCACAGCACCGGCGTCCAGTTGCTTTCGCTAAACACGGTCGCCGGCGTGCCGGAAAGTTTTTATTTCCGCCGCTTCGCGCTGCCCGATGGCACGCTGGCCTTGGGCAACCTCGACTTTACGGAGGAGGCGCGGCTGCGCACCGAGGTGCTCGGGTTGAACCGCGAACTGAACGACCTCACCCGGCAGTTGCACTTGGCGAACGCGGAATTGCGCGAGTTGAACCAGCTCAAGAACCGGTTTCTCGGCATGGCCGCGCATGATCTGCGCAAGCCGGTTGGGGTGATCATGACCTACGGCGAATTTGTCCTCGACGAAGCCGGGGGGCAACTCTCAGCGGAGCATCGGGAGTTTCTGCGGACTTGCCTGACCGCCGCCACCGGCATGAAGCAGCTCATTGATAATTTCCTGGATGTGTCGGTCATCGAGTCGGGCCAACTGCGGCTGAACCTGGCACCGGCAGGCGTGCCGGAAATCCTGGCAGGCGCCGAGCCGATCATCCGGCTGGTGGCCGCCAAGAAAAAGGTCACCCTGCTGGTGGATTCAACGGACGAGGCGCGGCGATTGCGGGTGGACGCCTCCAAGCTCCAACAGGTGCTCCTGAATTTGGTCGGTAACGCCGTGGAACATTCCCTTCCCGGCCAGCGCGTCTGGTTGTCGTCACGCTGGGACGCACAGAATCTTGTTTTTGCGGTGCGCGATGAAGGCCCCGGAATTGCGCCCGCAGACCAGGCGCGGCTGTTCACCCCGTTTGCGCGCGCCGGCACGAAGAAAACTGCTGGCGAGCGCAGTGTCGGGCTGGGCTTATCCATTGCCCGCCTGATCGTTGAAGCTCACGGTGGCCGCATCTGGGTGGAAAGCACCCCCGGTCAGGGCGCGACGTTTTTCGTCACCCTGCCATGTCAGGAGTCACAATCAATCTCAGAATCAAAACCTTCATGAAAACCGGACTCTATGGACAAAAATTAACGCTGCTGGAGGAACTCAAGGCGACGACCTTTATGGCGCACGCCCGCTTGCAGACCAGGCCCTGCTTTCAAGCGCTGGCGGCCTGCCAATTGCCTTTGGAATCGTATGTGGGGCAATTGCGCGCCCTGGCCATGATTCATGGGGTGCTCGAATCGGCGCTGGATGCCTGCACCGAGGCGCGCGTCGCGTTCGTCTGGAATCGCGACATGCGCAAACTTGCCCTGCTGCAGCAGGACCTGCGGTTCTTTGAACCGCAGGCGGTGGCGGATTTGAAGGAGGCGGTGGAGGCGGCACTGAAAGCCACCGGGCGTCTGCGGGTCTGCGCTTTGGAGCAGCCGCTCGCCCTGTTGGGCTGGCTGTATGTGTTGGAGGGCTCCACGCTTGGCGCGGTGATATTGCGCCCGATGTTT encodes the following:
- a CDS encoding HAMP domain-containing sensor histidine kinase, which produces MPNDPVMAGAALAYVMETAPVLALQLDAHERVVAANAHARRVLGPELVGRTMAELAVGFTAAAADHSTGVQLLSLNTVAGVPESFYFRRFALPDGTLALGNLDFTEEARLRTEVLGLNRELNDLTRQLHLANAELRELNQLKNRFLGMAAHDLRKPVGVIMTYGEFVLDEAGGQLSAEHREFLRTCLTAATGMKQLIDNFLDVSVIESGQLRLNLAPAGVPEILAGAEPIIRLVAAKKKVTLLVDSTDEARRLRVDASKLQQVLLNLVGNAVEHSLPGQRVWLSSRWDAQNLVFAVRDEGPGIAPADQARLFTPFARAGTKKTAGERSVGLGLSIARLIVEAHGGRIWVESTPGQGATFFVTLPCQESQSISESKPS